Proteins found in one Quercus robur chromosome 2, dhQueRobu3.1, whole genome shotgun sequence genomic segment:
- the LOC126713456 gene encoding subtilisin-like protease SBT3.3, with the protein MGLTPRIFSFLSLTLLLLIPITTMAERVPEKKPDQSSSSSSESESAVHIVYVERPQDMEPEAFHIQTLASVLGSEEAAKEALIYSYKTAASGFSAKLTPQQVSLIAKLPGVLQVVPSRTLQLHSGPGRLH; encoded by the exons ATGGGTCTAACTCCAAGAatattttcatttctctctctcacattgcTGCTGCTGATACCGATTACAACAATGGCCGAGCGTGTTCCGGAAAAGAAACCTGatcaatcatcatcatcatcatcagaatcaGAATCGGCGGTTCACATCGTATATGTGGAGCGACCCCAAGATATGGAGCCTGAGGCTTTCCACATCCAAACCCTAGCCTCCGTCCTCGGCAG TGAAGAGGCTGCAAAGGAGGCTCTGATATATAGTTACAAGACAGCAGCTAGTGGATTCTCTGCTAAGCTTACACCCCAACAAGTTTCCCTCATTGCAA AACTACCAGGTGTTCTTCAGGTTGTCCCAAGCCGGACACTGCAGCTGCATTCGGGACCCGGGAGGCTGCATTAA